tctaactggaccattgcttataatagttgagtagccctgatctagacattccaccccatcttctatatctacctcttcctctgcctcttaaACATGTTCCCTCTTCTACCCCTTATAAAAAAATCttcgtttctcagacctccccaaccaacccTTTTAAAAAACTCTTGAAGACtgtcaaaactatctaatcatgatcCAAAATAACATGGCTATACCTCAtccactctccattctctctaCATTCCTCCAGTCTCTGTTCCCATTCCCTGCCGGCATCCATCCTCCTCCCAaattctcccactccttcccaacACTCCTCATTCCCCCTTACTTCATCTGAATCACCCCTTCACTTCCTTCCACATCATTCCCTCTGCTCCTTCATGGATACACATTTGACTCTCTTTTGTCACAATACTCTTCCATGGACCCTCGCCCTCCTGACATTTCTTCTGAAACTGCTTTTTGATCTAatcatcctttcccccttttgcagactcatatttttttcctttgacaactttttcttcctcagatgcatacatatcctcCATTTGATCTTATCATccttttgctaatccctaccttaacccatttactaacccctctttacccctttcaTTTAATTATCAACTAACACCACTCTTTACCTTTTTTGCTTCTATACTTTTCTAAAGAGTAGTTGCTCTGTAACCATTACCATTAACTATTCATTCTTTAAAAGGGGGTAAACATAAACCATGGTATTATAGAATCTATTACTTTATTTCATAAAGTTTCAAATATGAACATGGGAAAATTTATTGCATCACTTAATTGGAAGTGGTGCTTTTCTCTACAGTATTCTCAGTAAGCGCAGTCCTCTCTGTGTTACCCTCTTTACGGGTGGCAGCACTGCATTCCATGGCTGGCTTCATGTTTTTATCACTATGTAAAAATACTGTCTCTAAACTGAGGTCAGGTGGATTGTTAGTATAAAAGAAGTATGATAATACGTGTCTAATACAACGTAAGAGAATGCAAACAAAATACCAAGCTCCCAAGGATACTATGTGGTACATTTAAAACAATGTACAGTAAATGGatcaaaataaaaatctatatacaataaagggagaaattaaaagataaacaaaaaatatttaacatACATGCAATATCACgaattttacaatattttttttttttttatcatcacaaaCACCATTGGCACTCAACAGACTAAAACAACCCAATCTGTTAAATTAAGAACACCAAACAATATTCTACAGCAAATATGCCCAAACATTGTTACTAAAACAAAGATCTCTTATCTTATCTATAAATGCCTTTCGGAATGAATTACGGCAGCTTACCTGTAAGAAGAATCATGTATGATTTACGAAAATGGAAATCTATCACAAAAATTCCTTTAGAGTATACATGGACATACATTGTTTTCTACGAACATTATTACTATGGGGATAATAAAATGAAACCAATGGGCATTATAAAGAAATAGAACATGAACTGAGATCAGCTAAAAATTCACTTGTTCTTCACAAACCTGAAAGTAAAAGTGAAATTAAAATGAGCCTGACTGGCCATCTTGACGTTGGCTTGCGACTATCTTCGGGTGTCTTAATTCTTATGAACTGTGATGAGTAGATTTCAATTCAACTCTTCAATTTGTCTAGATCTCTTATCTAGCAATGCAATTGAAGCTATAAAAAGCTTGATAATTTAGTTGGTAATGTGCATTAACATTACAGCTATATATTATCTCTAACAGCTTTATCATactaattatcatatatacatatatatgcaagtgctGTTTTTCCATAAATTAATGATAGAAAAAGGGGAGATTAAATATCACCGTCATATGATATAGTAATCTTTGCACACTGGGAAAACAGGTTGCCCATCTGCTATGCATGTTACGAGAAAAACTCATTGCTGTGCTGATAAATAACACTCCATATAAATTCTATGGCAACAACCTTTTACAATTTCTCAAGATTTTCATCTCCTGGAACGCACAACAAGACAAATATGTACGTGGGTTTGTACATATGATGGAAACGATACCAAAAGCCATATTCACAACATATCAAACAGTATGACCCTAATGAAAATCGACTGGGTTTAAATGTGATTACATTTCTTATAGCCTGGACTGCACATCACTATCACATTATGCTGTCAACAGGACTTGAACATTTTCACATAATATTGCAGTTAGCTCAAATACCTTGTCAAACAATACATTAATAATAGGTAAGATTTGTGACTACTCGCATTAATATATAGGTATGCCAACTCTaaccaacacaaacaacaatgCCATTGCGCTAGTCCAAACAGACAAATTCCACCATAGGGGAACTTCGCTAGCTGCCAGCATCACATAAAACAGTAGAACCTCTTTAAAGTTACATAACAGAGCCATAACCACTGTGTTATAAAGACTGTAAGACCATTTGGATCTTTAGGTACTCACTAAGTTAGGAGGTTCTGCCTTTTGTACTGTAGGTGTCACAAAGGTTGCAGCCACAATTAAATTACCTCCTTCAAAATCAACTTGTCACTAGAATTTCAATGAGAATAGAGTAAGTGCTCTGTCCTCATGTTTATTTATCTCAACAACAGATCTGTATGAAATTAAAAAACCTAAAAGGGACAACTGGTTATGTCTAAAATTACTTTTACCTGAGGACTCTacacaatatttttttgttttccttctctcttttgggAAGATGACCTTTTCAGTAATTGAGAGATCAGTATTTGTATGCTACATTTTCTATAAATCTACTTTTCTAACAATACTCATACTTTGGGTCCTTGTACAAGAGGGGGTAGGATATTTTTTCGTTATATTAGAGATCTGCCAGCTGGCACTTTCATTATCAGTTGCAATGAGACTGacaaaaaacatattttctgtagtgtatatatattttttctgtcatgTGAATCTGAGAACTGGTCTAAATTGAGCTGGTGCAAAAGCAACTGTATTTTGAGGGTAAGTACTTTAAAGAGGTTTGACTGCTTACATATCCACATTCACAACCTgagttttataatgattattaaggtATCTTTTAAGAGTCGACCCATAGTTTCAACACAAGTTAGCAGTTCATTGTTTAAAATGTTAATAAGTACTATCTCATCCTTCAAACCTAATAGCTTATATGAATCTCATAATGTATTTGTTAATGCAAGAAATATGATACATCAGGCAAGCTTTCACTACAGACACATATAAGCAGTTGCAAGTACAAAGTCATGTAAAATGGTTACAAATTATCACCACTTTTGAAAGCATATGTTGATTTGGTTCACATGCAGCACACATTCTTTATGGCTTGCAGACTTTTGGTTCTACAATGAACTCATCCCCAGAGTGGATGTTCATTGTGTAAAGCTGTTTGCTGTTTATCTTAAGTTCTTCTGGGCCATAGTGAATTACTTTGTCATGGTAGAACAGCCGCATCTTGCTGGGTGGCAGGCCAACCTAAtcattaaaatagaaaaaaagaaaaaaaaatatataaaactacaaaTCCAATTGTAAAAATTCCCAATTTAAATATCAAATGTTATGATGCACTAACTGAAATCTTCCAAAATGACTTTTCTCTAATTTTGTCACTTATATTGCTgaaatcaacaaaacaacaatacctCTGGCTCCAGTGCTTTCTTCACATCAAGAACTCTGGAATAAACACTGAGAGTCCTTTGAAATGTTGTCTCCCCAAAGCGAATGGTGACTGCAACCTCCTTCTCTGGTTGCAAGCTGACTTCTACAAGTGGATCCAGCTCACCATGCTGCATAATCAATTCATCATACCTGTAATCAAGGTTTGTTCATAAAGACCAATTAATGGAAAGGCTAGTAGTGTTTGAAAACACATTCCTATTACCTGGGTTTATTTTACTCCTCTCATTCCCCATATTCCCACAAATCCAATTACCTATATTTAAAGCATGTAGGCTTAGGAAGTAAAACAGATAActgtgtaatgatgataactaatgctaataatgatggtaataacaattataataataatcctcctgatgaattaacccattcaccccatgtggcaagaatatatgccatgcccactgtaacacacgtttatttattgtatttacacatagatggctcaacaagttcttaatcaccaaatagccagttatcagaactacctatctcacctgtttaccctcttccttcactttaagaaagggtcttttgtatcatttcattgtctaaaagattttgatgacaatttaataagcataacatcaataataataataacagtattgatagtaaagttattaataagaaaacacattttccccctaattcaaggaattgggaaatcaggatcggtaactagggccgaCTGATAGAcgccttgccggctgagcacatgtggagccatctgtatgtaacaaaatttaccaaaaactacaggggacagaacataaatccggggcaaatgGGTTTATAGAAGTGattgattttcaaaaatgttttctggtatcttataatgctgttagtaatgtcaataacactataataattataatatccataataaaaataacagcatggATAATGGTAgcattagtgtgtatgtatgtatgtatgtatgtatgtatgtatgtatgtatgtatgtatgtatgtatgtatgtatgtatgtatgtatgtatgtatgtatgtatgtatgtacgtatgtatgtatgtataaatatatacacacacagacaaaacacacacacacacacacacacacacacacacacacacacacacacacacacacacacacacacacacacacacacacacacacacacacacacacacacacagaggcacgtaAACACAGGTACGCTAACTtacacactcattctcactctttcactcactcactcactcactcactcactcactcactcactcactcacccactcacccacacacacattttcagcaATTTAGCTTTCATCAATAATGGTTCAAACATTCAATTCATTCATAGGTAAAAAATTCTTGCATTCTCTATTAGATGTAGACCTTtcaatttcataattttcttgtGAAAGAGAAGAACATAACATTACCAGTGAACTTGCCTTTCTTATTTAACTGAAATTTTTAATCTCTTCTGGAAAACTTACTATGCCAATTCCTGTAAGTAATGATGCATTACATAAAGCCTACAAACAATTTCTTCACATTACCAGAATTCTAGTACTATGACAATCATtgatctaagatttgcagaattAAAAATCAGGAAATGTGCAATGTTAGCCACAGTTCTTATTTAAACATGAAGGACTAATTTTAATAAGCAACTTTTCAAGACAATACAAAGGTAcccatatcatacatatactgcAATACTTTCAATATAATAAACCTAGATGCCATTATCTTCTTTCCTACTTTATTTCTTCAAAGGGAGTATCACACAACATCCAGTCATAACTCAAATGCTTAATCTTATCTCCTTCCTCATTTACCTTCTCGGTCGCACGTCACTGTTCATGTAATGCCTGATAAATGCACGTTCagcattctccctttcttcaggGGTAATCAGTGCTCCACCATTCAGTCTTTCGACTCTCCAGAGCCTGGCTATTGTCAACTGTCTGCGCTCTTCATCCTTGTAGGGctgggaaagaaataaagatgatcaCATGTGTAATATTTACCTTTCCTCTGGTAATATACCTTATAAAATGTCACAATGATTAAATACCTTGAAAATCCATATATTTACCTCATAAAGTGGACACTGTTGTAGTCTCAGTTCAGATAGGTTGGGGAACCAGTTGACTCGGTCAACAGAATCCCATGAAGAGATCTTGGTATTATTGAGCGAGAGATACTTCAAGTTCTGGAAATACTCCTTAAAGTGTTCTTCTTCTGTGAGTGTGGACAGTGGACATTCTGCAAGGATTAGCACCTCCAGGGATGGAAACATATGGCCTAAGGCTTCAATCTGAAAGAACAAGTTTAACAGGTCTTAGGTAACAGGCTgctaaaagatataaaagaataagaaaagatcaAGAATGGTGATGAGAGTAAggtgagaaaacacacacacacacacacacacacacacacacacacacacacacgcacgcacgcacgcacgcacgcacacagatatatatagaaagacattaCTGGAAAGGCTCAAAAATTTTAGTTGAAAAGCTATCTTCTGTTCAACCACAAAACAGAACTTACCTCAGACCACTCAGAGCTGGGATTGTTGTTGAAATGGACTCGGCTAActgtaacatatttttttctaggcTTCTCTACTTTCTTGTAGTCATTCTTGCAGAGGTGAAGCTCTTCAACTCTAGATAAGAGAAGGTGTTAAATGAACAAATTCGTTTAAATAAAGTGGACATAAAGGAATATGGTTTTTGTATATGAACTTTTGTCCAAAACTATGGTCCAATGATCAAGTGGATCCACAACAGAAATCACAAGATTCAGAAAGTGTCAAGACTGGTCAGTGACATAGTCTGACTTTACTTACAACAAAATAAAGCTTAGACGAAGGTAACAAGGAGGAAAGTAAACATTAACAACAGCTACAGAAAACCAAAAACCAATTCTTATACAGCCTTGTTCTGTACAgaagcatgtacatataaacaagaTATGTGCACCCAAGTGTGGGTGCGCATAAGATGAAGAAGccgaagaagatagaaagaaaaacaagtacctttcatcttcatcaataaagaAACAATCCCCCTAAATACCTTGGTGCATTATCAAGCAAGACATGGACATCTTTCCAGGGTAACGTTGTTCCATTTAGCACAAGGCGGGTTAAGTTTGTGAGGCCCACCACATCAGGGGAGTCAGCTAGGGACGTCTCAAAGGAATTGTAGCTCAGGTTCAAAAATCCAAGGGTTGGCAAGTGGCGTAGGATCTTGAATACCTGTGGAGAGAGAGATCTTGCTGTCAGTAGGGTGATGAGAGAAATAGGATTGGCCTTTTTTCAAATATGCTATAAATCaatttgttaaaaagaaaagagagggaggatagacagaaattggaagaagagagagagagagaatgagagagagagaatgagagagagagagagagagagagagagagagagagagagagagagagagagagagagagagagagagagagagagagagagagagagagagagagagagagagagagagagagagagagagagagagagagagagagagagagagagagagagagagagagagagagagagagagagagagagagagagagagagagagagagagagagagagagagagagagagagagagagagagagagagagagagagagagagagagagagagagagagagagagagagagagagagagagagagagagagagagagagagagagagagagagagagagagagagagagagagagagagagagagagagagagagagagagagagagagagagagagagagagagagagagagagagagagagagagacagagagagagagagagagagagagacagagagagagagagagagagagagagagagagagagagagagagagagagagagagagagagagagagagagagagacagagagagagagagagagacagagagagagagagagagacagagagagagagagagagacagagagagagagagagacagagagagagagagagagacagagagagagagagagacagagagagagagagagagacagagagagagagagagagagacagagagagagagagagagacagagagagagagagagagacagagagagagagagagccagagccagagagagagagagccagagccagagagagagagagagagagagagagagagagagagagagagagagagagagagagagagagagcagagagagagagagagagagccagagagagagagagagagagccagagagagagagagagagccagagagagagagagagagccagagagagagagagagagagccagagagagagagagagagagagagagagagagagagagagagagagagagagagagagagagagagagagagagagagagagagagagagagagagagagagagagagagagagagagagagagagagagccagagagagagagagagagagccagagagagagagagagagccagagagagagagagagagccagagagagagagagagagccagagagagagagagagagccagagagagagagagagagagagccagagagagagagagagagagagccagagagagagagagagagagccagagagagagagagagagagccagagagagagagagagagagccagagagagagagagagagagagagccagagagagagagagagccagagagagagagagagagagccagagagagagagagagccagagagagagagagagagagagagagagagagagagagagccagagagagagagagagccagagagagagagagagagagagagagagagagagagagagagagagagagagagagagagagagagagagagcagagagagagagagagagagagccagagagagagagagagagagagagagagagagagagagagagccagagagagagagagagagagagccagagagagagagagagagagagagagagagagagagagagagagagagagagagagagagagagagagagagagagagagagagccagagagagagagagagagagagagagagagagagagagagagagagagagagagagagagagagagagagagagagagagagagagagagagagagagagagagagagagagagagagagagaggagagagagagagagagagagagagagagagagagagagagagagagagagagagagagagagagagagagagagagagagagagagagagagagagagagagagagagagagagagagagagagagagagagagagagagagagagagagagagagagagagagagagagagagagagagagagagagagagagagagagagagcagagagagagagagagagagagagagagagagagagagagagagagagagagagagagagagagagagagagagagccagagagagagagagagagagagagagagagagagagagagagagagagagagagagagagagagagagccagagagagagagagagagccagagagagagagagagagccagagagagagagagagagccagagagagagagagagagccagagagagagagagagagccagagagagagagagagagccagagagagagagagagagcagagagagagagagagagcagagagagagagagagagccagagagagagagagagccagagagagagagagagccagagagagagagagagagccagagagagagagagagcagagagagagagagagagagagagagagagagagagagagagagagagagagagagagagagagagagagagagagagagagagggagagagagggagagagagggagagagagggagagagagagagagagggagagagagagagagagagagagagagagagagagagagagagagagagagagagagagagagagagagagagagagagagagagaggatatcacATGTAAAAACCATGATAGCTCTCATAAGATAACATATCACTTCTGCTAAAATTAGACATTAATCCCTTCCACATGATAAAATATGTACTCTCTGTACAAGTAAATGAAATTTGTCAGTTACTTTTTATGATCCACAAATATAATACCATGTTGGTTCATAGCTTttataatatcaaataaaagaCTTCCAaacaatatctacatatataaatgaaaatgtagcTTCAAAGCCAATCATTTAGCTTACATCTGAAACTGTAAATCTGTTTTCCACAAAGGTCTCTAATGTCATCAAACATACATAGTAAGTGCATACATCCCGTTTCTAACAGATTTGGATAAGATAACAGTGAGACAAAAGATTACCTATTCCTAACCAAGATTTAGTAAATGTATccaccatgaaaaaaaaacagccctgaaataaatccctccccccctccacccccaggaAGCATACCTCAGACCACTCCTTCAGTTTGTTTCTGGAGAGGTCCAGCTCCCTCACACCTTCgcacttcctctccacctcttcctcatcgCCAGCCTTCTCGATGTCGCACTCTGAGAGGATGAGCACAGAGGGCAATCTCTGGCGGCCGGAGCGCTTGAGGGTGAGTGCTACACAGGCCACCTCTGTCACCTGAGCATCTGGGCACTCGTCCCCATATTTCATGTCCACCGCCTCAGGTAAGCTCGGCATCTTGCTGCACATGGGGGGAGTGAAGAGGTCTTGTGTTAGTAAAAATTGGATCTAAAGTCTTGCCTGCCTAAAACACATTTGTGCAGAGTGTACATGGACCCTAAAAGCTTGGAGTTTTCTAATATTAATCATGCACTTGGCCAAGTACTGATAGAAGATACAAAGTGTCTGCTTGCCAAGATACATTTCGACTTTAAACATAATAAGCATGTTCATAAATCAAGTGTGCTAATTCAAACAATCATGCACAAGGCCACATATAACTGTAATAAAGAAAAGCCCTGTCTAAATGTCAGTATAAGATTACAGATTAACAAATAAGTAATATCAACTGTATCTTCTGATAAATAAATGGCAAAATAACTACATGCCAAATCTGTTTCACTGGTGGGGACCCTTGTACCGTTTTTActaaaaaataaatgtctttttatttaattgtttaatgAAAGCCAATATATActggaatataaataataaaatatttgaaatacaaaataaagataaatgatgtGGGACATACAGAACACATActagaagcaaagagaaaaatataaaaaaatacaaatatcccTGAAACATATGACACAGCAGAAACTGGCACATGAAAATAGACCCAAGTTTGTCATGCGaagctttcactttctctttccttcatgttttttttcatgcAGTTTTACAGACTGGGAGCCTTCACATAAACaactagaaagacagagagacagcaatACCAGACCTACACATTTATGTCTCTAAGGTAAAATAAAGAGACAATAAATATCCTGAAAGTTTAGTGTGTTCTTGTTTGAAATAATGAGTCTATATTGCTAGAAGGCAATGATCCTGAGAGATCTATGCTACTGAAGACTTAAATAGTAAGGAGCATTCCAAAATTCCAACTAGACATTCAGTTACAGAAATTCTGCatactaaaataaaaaatgtaaaggaaGAAACAATCTTAACCCAGAGcttagcattagaaaaaaaaaaaaaaactaaaaaacaacagAACTGTAAATCAGCTCAGATAACATAGGCATACGATTAACTACAGTGGACATTACAAGTTTTCAAGTGGCACTGggttaaaaaatatttttctcctATGTTCTCCATATAATTCATTCCCTTTCACTTGATACACCAGAGTCTGATAATTCTAACATTCAAAAGGATTACCTGAGATATGAAAATTGCTTACTATGAAGACATGGCTTTCCACAGAGCATGCAAAAATAATGTGCTGTTTACTAACAAGTCTTGTGAATATTCTCCTGTTTTGTGGTAAGCTTCAATTAGTAATGAGGCATATGACAAAgattggagaaagaaagaaagaaagaagaagtagaagaagaagaaatatcacATGGGTGCTGTGCAACACAAGAGAAATTTTAttcttcaaacacaaacacactgacagacatacaagcacacacacaaatggaactCTTTAATACCCTACCAGTAGTGATTTTGTAATACCTTTTTAACAAATTTCCCTTTTGTTAATCTTCAATTTTATATACAGTTTCAAAGTTAATTCATCATAACTTTAAGCCACAATTTtgacagcaataatagtagtggGTATGGCTTTCTTACagatatgtattcaattatataataacattttaaagaaattacttatctcatgattattatgtcactccatctttcatatgtatcaTTTATTATTCTTGAATGTAATAAATGTTCTGGATTAAAGAGTTCCTTTATCAAGCTGTACTCAAAATGTATTTAGAGAGTATCTGAAGTCTTTGGGatgaaatatttttgtaataGAGATGAGTGGTAAGTATaataatatgtgtaaatatatactgagAACTAGAGTCCACTTTGCTGATGATTCTCTCTTTAAAACAAACTATAAAATTAAATACCGTTAACTGGATATCGCTCACATCACCAGAATTTAGTTTctgtatttatcatattttcagtTCTGCCACTTTTCAAGACTTTGCCTTCATTACAGTATTAAAAATAGTATAATGAGTAAGTGTAACAGGATGAGCTACATACTAAACCAAATCTTTGCATGACTTCCTGTCCTTTGCCATGCTCATTAGTAACCCTAAGTTGTCTTGTcattcaataatgataactaggTGACTTACTACTTCAGAATATtccttaaatatacatttatataccaaaaataaatcagaaaagagTTAGCAGAAGACTCCTTGTTAAGAAAACGACAACTATACACAACCACTATCTGAATTACCCACTTCACTGATAACACAAGAGGTATATCAATTTCCACCTGAACTCGTATCAGTTACAAAGGAATGACTATCTCAAATCCTTTACTTATTAATAAATTAATTGTATTACCCTAATTGTCTTCCATTAACAACACTACGTGTAACAAATACAACAtttgttcataaaaaaaacaacaactgaaagtGCGACTCAATTCAGAAGCGCGAAGCCTCACTGATAATGATTTATCAGACACGACTACGTTGCCATGAAAAATCCTTTGTTGTAATCATCGTCCCAAAAGTCATATAACAACACACCAAATAATCAACACCAACACTACCCTCAAACCTGGAAATTGTACACTCGCCTACACACTCCCTAAATCAAATAAAACCGTTGGTATCATTTACACCGTGTAACCATAATAAAGCCTTTGCTCGATCCCCCCTCCAAAAACGCAACACACTTTGTTTCGGTTTATTTTATCCAGAAATAATCTTTCACTTCCGGAATTTCTGGTGTCAATCGATTCAGTGGATTCTTAGGTTTTAGCAACGAACATATTTATTAACTTACCACACTTCATAAGAGGCCTAGGGGTGAAAAACCTACGCTACTCACGAGACGAAGGGGTGAGCCtgcgtagttgttgttgtttgtctccATCAGCTGGCCGTGACGTCACGATTATGTCATAGGCCACCACGCTTTGGTTTTGTGGACCAGGAGAGTATTTCGCCcttttattagttattttcacGACTTCTCCAGTCATTTTAactctatctatattaatatcaactactatataatatatatt
The sequence above is drawn from the Penaeus chinensis breed Huanghai No. 1 chromosome 28, ASM1920278v2, whole genome shotgun sequence genome and encodes:
- the LOC125039870 gene encoding tubulin-specific chaperone cofactor E-like protein — encoded protein: MPSLPEAVDMKYGDECPDAQVTEVACVALTLKRSGRQRLPSVLILSECDIEKAGDEEEVERKCEGVRELDLSRNKLKEWSEVFKILRHLPTLGFLNLSYNSFETSLADSPDVVGLTNLTRLVLNGTTLPWKDVHVLLDNAPRVEELHLCKNDYKKVEKPRKKYVTVSRVHFNNNPSSEWSEIEALGHMFPSLEVLILAECPLSTLTEEEHFKEYFQNLKYLSLNNTKISSWDSVDRVNWFPNLSELRLQQCPLYEPYKDEERRQLTIARLWRVERLNGGALITPEERENAERAFIRHYMNSDVRPRRYDELIMQHGELDPLVEVSLQPEKEVAVTIRFGETTFQRTLSVYSRVLDVKKALEPEVGLPPSKMRLFYHDKVIHYGPEELKINSKQLYTMNIHSGDEFIVEPKVCKP